The following proteins are co-located in the Desulfurococcus amylolyticus Z-533 genome:
- a CDS encoding right-handed parallel beta-helix repeat-containing protein, translating into MVSSGLTVAYASMGLATARFKTILDNFDGVRIEASSNIKILGNNITRSTGLQNSDGIYIDVSEGVTIQGNEISMVAYTTRIRDFQITSYKTKKTRRLCPRRPCRAYRFIKQLHI; encoded by the coding sequence GTGGTGTCGAGCGGCTTAACAGTGGCGTACGCCTCAATGGGGTTAGCAACAGCACGGTTCAAAACAATCCTGGACAACTTTGACGGCGTGCGCATTGAAGCATCATCAAACATCAAAATTCTCGGCAACAACATAACGCGCTCTACAGGGCTGCAAAACTCGGATGGCATTTACATCGACGTTTCTGAAGGCGTGACAATCCAGGGCAATGAGATAAGTATGGTTGCTTACACCACACGAATACGGGACTTCCAAATAACTTCATACAAAACAAAAAAAACTCGAAGGCTATGTCCTCGAAGGCCATGTCGTGCTTACCGGTTCATCAAACAACTTCATATCTAA
- a CDS encoding NosD domain-containing protein produces the protein MLTGSSNNFISNNQITRVRLESASNNNIEDNQITKYGKIIVDSSSDTVIRRNIITQSYGISLSSSHNNIIEGKYMAENGGTALSISGSENTVSYNYIITKNTKYNAYGITLPSRGNKVFPTT, from the coding sequence GTGCTTACCGGTTCATCAAACAACTTCATATCTAACAACCAAATAACGCGCGTGCGCTTAGAAAGCGCTTCAAACAACAACATTGAGGACAACCAGATAACAAAATATGGCAAAATCATAGTGGATTCGTCAAGCGACACGGTTATCAGGCGGAATATAATAACGCAATCTTATGGTATTTCACTTAGTAGCTCACATAATAATATTATTGAGGGTAAATACATGGCAGAGAACGGTGGGACTGCCCTTAGTATTTCTGGAAGTGAAAACACCGTATCCTATAACTACATTATTACGAAAAATACAAAGTACAACGCATACGGCATCACGTTACCGAGTAGGGGCAACAAGGTTTTTCCAACAACATAA
- a CDS encoding right-handed parallel beta-helix repeat-containing protein, translating into IISGNNIANNKEGIFLDSSSYNSISGNNIANNVGGIYLGGSSYYNNISRNNITANNNCGISLSSSYYNSISGNNIANNNCGISFSSSSNDIISGNNIANNKEGIFLDSSSYNSISGNNITANNECGIRLDHSSNYNNISRNNITNNVGGIYLGGSSNYNNISGNNITNNNCGISFSSSYYNSISGNNITANNECGISFSSSRHNDIISGNNIANNKEGIFLDSSSYNSISGNNIANNYIGIELWNSSNNIIYHNNFINNTGQVYSNASINDWDKGYPSGGNCWSDYKGVDEKSGPNQDQPGSDGIGDTLYVIDANNIDHYPLMCALNETTPSTSPPTSPQTTPSTSPPTSPQTTPSTSLQYIVAVAIIVFVGIITSMMIIKRKG; encoded by the coding sequence CATCATTTCCGGAAACAACATAGCAAACAACAAGGAAGGCATCTTTCTTGACTCTTCTTCATATAACAGCATTAGCGGAAACAACATAGCAAACAACGTTGGTGGCATCTATCTTGGCGGTTCTTCATACTATAACAACATTAGCAGAAACAATATAACAGCAAACAACAATTGTGGCATCAGTCTTTCCTCTTCATACTATAACAGCATTAGCGGAAACAACATAGCAAACAACAATTGTGGCATCAGTTTTTCCTCTTCATCTAATGACATCATTTCCGGAAACAACATAGCAAACAACAAGGAAGGCATCTTTCTTGACTCTTCTTCATATAACAGCATTAGCGGAAACAACATAACAGCAAACAACGAATGTGGCATCAGGCTTGACCATTCTTCAAACTATAACAACATTAGCAGAAACAACATAACAAACAACGTTGGTGGCATCTATCTTGGCGGTTCTTCAAACTATAACAACATTAGCGGAAACAACATAACAAACAACAATTGTGGCATCAGTTTTTCCTCTTCATACTATAACAGCATTTCTGGAAACAATATAACAGCAAACAACGAATGTGGCATCAGTTTTTCCTCTTCACGTCATAATGACATCATTTCCGGAAACAACATAGCAAACAACAAGGAAGGCATCTTTCTTGACTCTTCTTCATATAACAGCATTAGCGGAAACAACATAGCAAACAACTATATTGGCATCGAGCTTTGGAATTCTTCAAACAATATAATCTATCATAACAACTTCATAAACAACACCGGGCAAGTCTACAGCAACGCTTCAATAAATGATTGGGATAAAGGTTATCCTTCTGGCGGAAACTGCTGGAGCGACTATAAAGGAGTTGATGAGAAAAGCGGTCCAAACCAAGATCAGCCTGGGAGCGATGGAATAGGTGATACGCTATACGTTATTGATGCCAACAATATAGACCATTACCCTTTGATGTGTGCATTAAATGAGACAACACCATCCACATCCCCGCCCACATCCCCGCAGACAACACCATCCACATCCCCGCCCACATCCCCGCAGACAACACCATCCACATCCCTACAATATATTGTAGCTGTAGCGATAATCGTCTTCGTTGGGATTATAACGAGTATGATGATTATAAAACGGAAAGGCTGA
- a CDS encoding ABC transporter permease — MGLGRFLARRVATFIPTIIGVLFITYLIAYAIPADPVRAWVGEKLMNREALEEIRAKYKFDAPWYEQFAFLVTSLLTGNLEDPIQHRNIFDELFYRFPITVEVAIMGFVFTAIIGIPLGFIAALKKDSIVDFFVRIFALVGSSLPAFVLYYFLILFLFTYMHTTVLAGMPFPSQTCIASISSLPSKIPVIGHIVSAIGSVPMFGAMMCGEWGVVADTFRRLYLPGLALGLLDGGLIARIVRNSLLDSLSQEYIQYAKARGLRKRRIWMHALKNASIPVVTVLGTLFGGLLSGAIVAETVFNIPGLGRYIYNAITRLNFPAIIGGTFLVAIVYVTVNLIVDIIYAVLDPRIRY, encoded by the coding sequence ATGGGTCTGGGAAGATTTCTAGCCAGAAGAGTAGCTACCTTCATACCCACGATAATAGGAGTATTATTCATAACTTACCTTATAGCATACGCCATACCAGCGGATCCTGTTAGGGCCTGGGTCGGAGAGAAATTAATGAACAGGGAGGCCCTTGAAGAAATACGCGCGAAATACAAGTTTGATGCACCATGGTATGAGCAATTCGCGTTCTTAGTCACCAGTCTTCTAACAGGTAACCTTGAAGACCCTATACAACACAGGAACATCTTTGATGAGTTATTCTACAGATTCCCTATAACGGTTGAGGTAGCTATAATGGGTTTTGTCTTCACGGCTATTATAGGCATACCACTAGGCTTCATAGCGGCTCTAAAAAAGGATTCGATAGTAGACTTCTTTGTTAGGATTTTCGCACTGGTTGGGAGTTCTCTACCAGCATTCGTCTTATACTACTTCCTCATCCTCTTCTTGTTCACGTACATGCATACCACGGTTCTAGCTGGAATGCCGTTCCCCTCACAGACATGTATAGCGTCTATTTCAAGCCTACCTAGTAAAATACCGGTGATAGGGCACATTGTATCGGCTATTGGAAGCGTCCCAATGTTCGGTGCAATGATGTGTGGTGAATGGGGTGTTGTAGCCGATACCTTCAGGAGGCTTTACCTACCTGGATTAGCACTGGGGTTACTGGATGGTGGATTAATAGCGAGGATAGTTAGAAACAGCCTGCTCGATAGTCTCAGCCAGGAGTATATTCAATATGCTAAGGCGAGAGGCCTTAGGAAGAGGAGGATATGGATGCATGCATTAAAGAACGCCTCCATACCAGTTGTAACAGTGCTGGGGACGCTTTTCGGCGGCTTACTCTCAGGCGCGATAGTTGCTGAGACAGTGTTCAATATACCGGGTCTCGGTAGATACATCTATAATGCTATAACAAGGCTTAACTTCCCAGCAATAATTGGTGGTACCTTCCTGGTAGCCATAGTATATGTAACGGTGAACCTAATAGTTGACATAATCTATGCAGTCCTCGACCCGAGGATAAGATATTAG
- a CDS encoding MFS transporter, whose product MDAFSKRIRVIIVLLAAYVLVYFHRTMTGVMKPEIDYYSGYYGVNAELLLAIMSSAYFYGYAASQFFTGPLIDYYGVKRIGSIMLTMLGVGTVLMSVPSPNTLVAGRLLIGISASVVFLSYMRSAALSFKISYQGRLSSYALFAGSISTIAATYPLRLMLNSIGLSSTYIILALLAFTLALLTYLTSSDIGGKKKDSSFLKQASLIGSIARNPHSWGVGIASVASYGLGLAYQSTWGQIHLSKVFLLGKEDVSIYLMVLAMVFAVSCIPTGYLSDKFKRRKPFLIAATIASVAAWILMYLSSISRDRNILLVALTFLGVSQGLHIIAPTMAKEYYDPKISGTSVAFFNIVLFTGIAVLQSVLSMIDPTVSVIINILIAFIGILASTILAKETYLYEKIV is encoded by the coding sequence ATGGATGCTTTCAGTAAGAGAATAAGGGTTATCATTGTTTTACTGGCTGCATATGTATTGGTCTACTTCCATAGAACTATGACGGGAGTAATGAAGCCGGAGATAGATTACTACTCGGGGTACTACGGTGTAAATGCTGAACTATTGCTGGCTATAATGTCCTCCGCTTACTTCTACGGGTATGCTGCGAGCCAGTTCTTCACGGGACCCTTGATCGATTATTACGGTGTTAAACGCATTGGATCAATAATGCTTACAATGCTTGGGGTTGGCACAGTATTAATGAGTGTGCCGAGCCCTAATACGCTTGTAGCCGGGCGTCTTCTAATCGGTATATCCGCGAGCGTCGTGTTTCTATCATACATGAGGTCCGCCGCGCTTAGCTTTAAGATAAGCTACCAAGGGAGGCTATCCTCTTACGCGTTATTCGCTGGCAGTATAAGTACGATAGCCGCTACATATCCCCTCCGGCTAATGCTTAATAGTATTGGCCTCTCATCAACATACATTATACTAGCGCTTTTAGCATTCACGCTAGCACTCCTAACATATCTTACATCAAGCGATATAGGGGGGAAGAAAAAGGATAGCTCTTTCCTGAAGCAAGCCTCATTAATAGGTAGTATTGCTAGGAATCCACATAGCTGGGGCGTTGGAATAGCTTCTGTAGCATCATATGGACTTGGATTAGCGTATCAATCTACATGGGGCCAGATACATCTCAGTAAAGTATTCCTACTTGGCAAGGAGGATGTCAGTATTTACTTAATGGTATTGGCAATGGTTTTCGCGGTATCATGCATACCAACCGGCTATTTAAGCGATAAATTCAAGAGGAGGAAGCCGTTCCTAATAGCGGCGACCATTGCATCGGTCGCTGCATGGATCCTCATGTATCTATCCAGTATAAGCCGTGATAGAAATATTTTACTAGTTGCATTAACCTTTCTCGGGGTATCCCAGGGTCTTCACATTATTGCACCAACCATGGCGAAGGAGTACTATGACCCGAAGATATCGGGCACGAGCGTGGCATTCTTCAACATAGTTTTATTCACCGGTATTGCAGTGCTTCAATCAGTTCTAAGCATGATAGACCCCACTGTATCAGTAATAATTAATATCTTGATAGCATTCATCGGTATACTCGCATCAACCATACTGGCCAAGGAGACGTATCTATACGAGAAAATAGTTTAA
- a CDS encoding magnesium-dependent phosphatase-1 has product MDQCIILFMDLDGTLWDHDDISVLNPPFKRVSELEFTDSLGEKVRLNTVAIEILRYALSHGFITSTLSWNMPEKTLEALKVMEVDKLFHYNAIEYHPDKASMALKILRSLREKSRCLGGASIIYIAGKYTSTTRGKRWVIYCTLRPGPPVEASMSV; this is encoded by the coding sequence ATGGATCAATGCATCATATTATTCATGGATCTCGATGGCACCCTTTGGGATCACGACGACATATCCGTTCTCAATCCTCCGTTTAAAAGGGTCTCCGAGTTAGAGTTCACTGATTCACTTGGTGAAAAGGTTAGATTGAATACCGTGGCAATAGAGATACTTAGATATGCTTTAAGCCATGGCTTCATCACTTCAACCCTCAGCTGGAATATGCCTGAGAAAACTCTCGAAGCATTGAAGGTAATGGAGGTTGATAAGCTGTTTCACTATAATGCGATAGAGTACCACCCGGATAAAGCATCCATGGCTCTCAAAATACTTAGATCATTAAGGGAGAAAAGCAGGTGCTTGGGTGGAGCATCCATTATATACATCGCAGGGAAATACACCTCGACGACACGAGGAAAGCGCTGGGTAATCTACTGTACATTAAGGCCTGGTCCACCTGTAGAAGCATCCATGAGTGTGTAA
- a CDS encoding TIGR00304 family membrane protein — protein sequence MMALLVFFIGLLVFIVGIVLAVIAALLQGARGNEGGMSGGAVIVIGPIPIVIGSDREAGKTLMILAIILSLIAFLLFLIPYILRVM from the coding sequence ATGATGGCGTTACTGGTGTTCTTCATTGGATTACTGGTCTTTATCGTAGGTATAGTCCTCGCTGTGATCGCAGCCTTACTTCAGGGAGCCCGGGGAAACGAGGGTGGTATGAGTGGCGGTGCTGTAATAGTGATAGGCCCCATCCCCATAGTGATAGGGAGTGATAGGGAAGCAGGTAAGACGCTAATGATTTTAGCGATAATACTATCGCTTATAGCGTTCCTACTATTTCTAATCCCCTATATATTAAGGGTGATGTAG
- a CDS encoding ABC transporter ATP-binding protein: protein MSEALIDVVNLKKYFKVRGLFSTKLVKAVDDVSFSIYKGETLGLVGESGCGKTTLGKLLLLLHEPTDGKIMFEGKDITRLKGGELKEFRRNTQMVFQDPHTSLNPRMTIAEILEEPIREHNVEIQGDIEDFLADQMKLVGLNPELLYRYPHELSGGQKQRVAILRAILLKPKFIVLDEPTSALDVSVQAQVLELLRDLQRKFGLTYLFISHDISVVKYMSNRIGVMYLGKLVEIGGSDQVFNNPLHPYSQMLLSAVPIPDPKIARTRKRIKLEGEPPSPINPPTGCRFHPRCPYAKDICRRETPPLREVEKGHYVACWVQV, encoded by the coding sequence ATGAGTGAGGCATTAATAGATGTGGTAAACCTGAAGAAATACTTCAAGGTTAGAGGGTTATTCTCAACGAAACTAGTTAAGGCTGTAGATGATGTATCATTCTCCATCTATAAGGGTGAGACGCTGGGACTTGTAGGTGAAAGCGGTTGCGGGAAGACTACGCTGGGAAAACTCCTTCTACTACTGCATGAGCCAACTGATGGAAAAATAATGTTTGAGGGTAAAGACATAACAAGGCTGAAGGGCGGTGAGCTCAAGGAATTCAGGAGAAACACCCAGATGGTCTTCCAGGACCCGCATACCTCTCTGAATCCAAGGATGACTATTGCAGAGATACTTGAAGAACCCATAAGGGAGCATAATGTTGAAATACAGGGGGATATAGAGGACTTCCTAGCCGACCAGATGAAGCTAGTGGGGTTGAACCCTGAACTCTTATATAGGTACCCACATGAGCTAAGCGGTGGTCAGAAACAGAGAGTGGCTATTCTAAGAGCCATACTCTTGAAGCCTAAATTCATCGTTCTCGATGAACCTACCTCCGCTCTAGATGTATCCGTTCAGGCACAGGTGCTTGAATTACTAAGGGATCTCCAGAGAAAATTCGGGCTTACATATCTCTTCATATCCCATGATATCTCAGTAGTAAAGTATATGAGCAACAGGATCGGGGTAATGTACCTTGGCAAGCTAGTTGAGATAGGTGGGTCGGATCAAGTATTCAATAACCCGTTGCACCCATACTCACAGATGTTGCTCTCAGCTGTCCCAATACCTGATCCAAAGATAGCTAGAACTAGGAAAAGGATTAAACTAGAGGGTGAACCCCCATCACCAATAAATCCACCCACTGGATGCAGGTTCCACCCGAGATGCCCCTATGCAAAGGATATATGTAGAAGAGAAACCCCTCCTTTGAGAGAAGTTGAGAAAGGGCATTATGTTGCGTGTTGGGTTCAGGTCTAG
- a CDS encoding ABC transporter permease: MEAIYKLLVKIIDSYASLRDKINKGWKEKNSSRIREWKLMAYAFSKSKIGVLGGILVFIEVVLAIVGPIIAWEPYWVYPVINNPDLKLLPPCIPPWCTGGPLLGTDEWGRDLLSITLVGVRISFIISILVVLFGAPLGIILGLVAGYKGGVIDEIIMRLTDIFMAFPALVLAIAFAAVLPERLRLLLESNTMLRDFLAALLGLRVNEYPQIASLLAVWIAMILVWWPGYARIVRGSVLSAKEQTFVEAAKVLGLSTRRILFKHILPNIISPIIVMMTFDIATAALFAATLSFLGLGPQEPVPELGFIISKAGNWFPHRSYHIVTFVGIVLLIIALGWNLLGDALRDILDPRTRRAIEFTEGGEKK; this comes from the coding sequence ATGGAGGCAATATATAAACTACTCGTTAAGATAATAGATAGCTATGCATCACTGAGAGATAAGATCAATAAGGGTTGGAAGGAGAAGAATAGCTCCAGGATACGTGAATGGAAGCTCATGGCTTACGCTTTCAGTAAGAGCAAGATCGGGGTGCTTGGTGGAATACTAGTGTTCATCGAGGTAGTACTAGCCATAGTAGGCCCTATTATTGCATGGGAACCCTACTGGGTTTACCCGGTGATAAATAACCCCGATCTAAAACTACTACCCCCATGTATCCCACCATGGTGTACTGGGGGTCCATTACTTGGAACCGATGAATGGGGGAGGGATCTACTCTCTATAACACTCGTGGGTGTCAGGATCTCCTTCATTATCTCAATCCTAGTAGTATTATTCGGGGCACCATTAGGTATAATACTGGGACTGGTAGCAGGTTACAAGGGTGGTGTAATCGATGAAATAATAATGAGGCTTACAGACATATTCATGGCTTTCCCAGCGCTAGTTCTCGCAATAGCATTTGCTGCAGTGCTGCCAGAAAGGCTCAGATTACTCTTGGAGTCGAACACCATGCTAAGAGACTTCCTTGCAGCACTTCTAGGTTTAAGAGTGAATGAGTATCCCCAGATAGCTTCACTACTAGCTGTATGGATAGCCATGATACTAGTATGGTGGCCCGGTTACGCCAGGATAGTTAGGGGAAGCGTGTTAAGTGCCAAGGAGCAAACGTTTGTGGAGGCTGCCAAAGTACTTGGCTTATCCACAAGGAGGATACTCTTCAAGCATATATTGCCAAACATTATTTCCCCAATTATAGTCATGATGACGTTTGATATAGCTACAGCAGCGTTATTCGCTGCCACACTTTCATTCCTGGGTCTCGGTCCGCAGGAGCCTGTCCCCGAGCTCGGCTTCATAATATCCAAGGCCGGCAACTGGTTTCCGCATAGGAGCTACCATATCGTTACCTTTGTAGGCATAGTCCTCTTGATAATAGCCCTCGGCTGGAACCTACTCGGGGATGCATTAAGGGATATACTTGACCCGAGAACCAGAAGGGCAATAGAGTTTACTGAGGGAGGTGAGAAGAAATGA
- a CDS encoding NosD domain-containing protein, translating into MRKAVASSLWLLLLLTSTLLIAVKIQPLNAQWTGTVYIRADGSIDPPTAPIRRVGNVYTFTDDIYGSIVIQKDNIVVDGAGYTLKGTGSGKGIVLAGRSNVTIKNTNIKNFETGIVLNYSYNIIISGNNIANNEYGIWLFYSSNNNISGNNNIANNEYGISLYSSSKYNIISGNNIANNKEGIFLDSSSYNSISGNNIAN; encoded by the coding sequence TTGAGGAAGGCTGTTGCTTCCAGTTTGTGGCTGTTACTTCTTCTGACAAGCACCTTGCTTATAGCGGTTAAAATTCAACCACTTAATGCGCAGTGGACTGGAACAGTCTATATTAGGGCTGATGGAAGTATTGACCCTCCAACAGCACCAATACGACGGGTCGGTAATGTTTACACCTTTACAGATGACATTTACGGTTCAATTGTTATCCAGAAAGATAACATTGTGGTTGACGGAGCAGGCTACACTCTTAAAGGAACAGGAAGCGGGAAGGGAATAGTCCTTGCAGGGAGAAGCAACGTAACAATCAAAAACACAAATATCAAAAACTTCGAAACCGGCATCGTTCTTAACTATTCTTATAATATCATCATTTCCGGAAACAACATAGCAAACAACGAATATGGCATCTGGCTTTTCTATTCTTCAAACAACAACATTAGCGGAAACAACAACATAGCAAACAACGAATATGGCATCAGTCTTTACTCTTCGTCAAAATATAACATCATTTCCGGAAACAACATAGCAAACAACAAGGAAGGCATCTTTCTTGACTCTTCTTCATATAACAGCATTAGCGGAAACAACATAGCAAAC
- a CDS encoding ABC transporter ATP-binding protein — translation MSIGGDPVLSVRNLDVKFYTYAGVVHAVSNVSFDVYKGEIVALVGETGCGKSVTTKAITRLIDPPGRIEGGKAYFRRRNGEVVDLLSLSDEEIRDIRGNEIAYVFQDPTSALDPLYTIGHHFYETMIDHRKIDKKNAIQHAVNLLKETLIPSPESRVKNYPHELSGGMRQRSVIAIGLSNNPVLLIADEPTTNLDVTIQAQILELIKDLQAKYGMSVILITHNLGVVAEVAHRVYVMYAGKIVEEAPVEELFENPQHPYTRLLLRTVPDPTKKIEKLESIPGTVPSLINPLPGCRFRDRCPFASEKCLEEPPMIEVGKAHQVYCWLHAVKG, via the coding sequence ATGAGTATTGGGGGAGACCCGGTTCTAAGTGTTAGAAACCTCGATGTCAAATTCTACACCTACGCTGGAGTAGTACACGCCGTATCAAACGTCTCATTCGACGTCTATAAGGGTGAGATAGTTGCATTAGTTGGTGAAACAGGGTGTGGGAAATCCGTGACTACGAAGGCTATTACAAGGCTGATAGATCCACCCGGGAGAATAGAGGGCGGTAAAGCCTATTTCAGGAGAAGGAATGGCGAGGTAGTCGACTTGTTAAGTCTAAGTGATGAAGAGATAAGGGATATAAGAGGGAATGAGATAGCATACGTGTTCCAAGATCCTACATCAGCCCTCGACCCTCTCTACACTATTGGACACCACTTCTATGAAACAATGATTGACCATAGGAAGATAGATAAGAAGAACGCCATCCAGCACGCCGTAAACCTCCTCAAGGAAACACTTATCCCGAGCCCTGAGTCAAGAGTAAAGAACTATCCCCATGAATTATCCGGAGGTATGAGGCAGAGATCAGTGATAGCCATAGGATTAAGCAATAACCCAGTGCTCCTGATAGCTGATGAGCCCACAACTAACCTAGACGTCACCATACAGGCTCAGATCCTAGAGCTGATAAAGGATCTCCAGGCAAAGTACGGGATGAGCGTTATCCTCATTACACACAACCTGGGTGTTGTAGCAGAGGTAGCACACAGGGTGTACGTGATGTATGCTGGCAAAATAGTTGAGGAGGCGCCGGTCGAGGAGTTATTTGAAAACCCCCAGCACCCATACACCAGGCTATTATTGAGAACGGTGCCCGATCCAACCAAGAAGATTGAGAAACTGGAATCGATACCTGGAACTGTTCCAAGCCTCATTAACCCGCTACCTGGATGCAGGTTCAGGGATAGATGTCCATTTGCATCGGAGAAGTGCCTAGAAGAACCCCCTATGATTGAAGTGGGTAAAGCACACCAGGTTTACTGTTGGCTACATGCTGTAAAGGGGTGA
- a CDS encoding IS200/IS605 family accessory protein TnpB-related protein, whose protein sequence is MFSYNPNNIIAVDVNENNVTLAVFKNRALYEVYRVETSLGKMVIAYSERRRRIAEGRSTKDRGVRRALRRLRERKRKTDIIYKVARFIEELAYINSAVVVVGNVRKGKRRLAGKAGSGSLRHRIHQWSVSKLVEVLDNKPIYVVEVSEAYSSSRDPFSGGPIENYTPSVIRVVVRGARRVKVAKITLRLARLSNGLTLDRDVVGTVNIGLKHLSTDGSPVALGSTGSHEVRVKLVNPHRGPTPPAVLLIGFNYF, encoded by the coding sequence TTGTTCTCCTACAACCCTAACAACATCATTGCTGTTGATGTTAACGAGAATAACGTCACATTGGCCGTCTTCAAGAATAGAGCGCTGTACGAAGTCTATAGGGTCGAGACCAGCCTAGGCAAAATGGTCATCGCATACTCCGAGAGGAGAAGGAGGATCGCGGAGGGGAGGTCGACTAAGGACAGGGGTGTGAGGAGGGCGCTGAGGAGGCTGAGGGAGAGGAAGAGGAAGACGGACATTATCTACAAGGTCGCTAGGTTCATCGAGGAGCTGGCTTATATAAACAGCGCAGTCGTGGTCGTCGGGAACGTCCGCAAGGGTAAGAGAAGGCTCGCCGGCAAGGCGGGGAGCGGTAGCCTCAGGCACAGGATCCACCAGTGGAGCGTCTCGAAGCTGGTGGAGGTACTGGACAACAAGCCCATATACGTCGTCGAGGTGTCGGAGGCGTACTCCTCCTCGAGGGATCCCTTCAGTGGAGGGCCCATTGAAAATTACACCCCCTCTGTGATCCGCGTTGTGGTGAGAGGGGCCAGGAGGGTGAAAGTAGCCAAGATCACCCTAAGGCTGGCCAGGCTGAGCAACGGGCTGACCCTAGACAGGGACGTCGTCGGGACTGTAAACATAGGATTGAAGCACCTATCCACAGATGGGAGCCCCGTGGCGTTGGGCTCGACGGGATCCCATGAGGTGCGGGTGAAGCTAGTGAACCCGCACCGAGGGCCAACCCCACCCGCGGTACTTTTAATTGGTTTCAATTACTTTTAA